The following are from one region of the Staphylococcus argenteus genome:
- the fabF gene encoding beta-ketoacyl-ACP synthase II, with protein MSENKRVVITGMGALSPIGNDVKTTWENALKGVNGIDKITRIDTEPYSVHLAGELKNFNIEDHIDKKEARRMDRFTQYAIVAAREAVKDAQLEINEKTADRIGVWIGSGIGGMETFEIAHKQLMEKGPRRVSPFFVPMLIPDMATGQVSIDLGAKGPNGATVTACATGTNSIGEAFKIVQRGDADAMITGGTEAPITHMAIAGFSASRALSTNDDKETACRPFQEGRDGFVMGEGAGILVIESLESAQARGADIYAEIVGYGTTGDAYHITAPAPEGEGGSRAMQAAMDDAGIEPKDVQYLNAHGTSTPVGDLNEVKAIKNTFGEAAKQLKVSSTKSMTGHLLGATGGIEAIFSALSIKDSKVAPTIHAITPDPECDLDIVPNEAQDLDITYAMSNSLGFGGHNAVLVFKKFEA; from the coding sequence ATGAGTGAAAATAAAAGAGTAGTTATTACAGGTATGGGAGCCCTTTCTCCAATCGGTAATGATGTTAAAACAACATGGGAGAATGCTTTAAAAGGTGTAAATGGTATTGATAAAATTACAAGAATTGATACTGAACCTTATAGCGTTCACTTAGCAGGAGAACTTAAAAACTTTAATATAGAAGATCATATCGACAAAAAAGAAGCACGTCGTATGGATAGATTTACACAATATGCAATTGTAGCAGCTAGAGAAGCTGTGAAAGATGCACAATTAGAAATTAATGAAAAAACTGCAGATCGAATCGGTGTATGGATTGGTTCAGGTATCGGTGGTATGGAAACATTTGAAATTGCACATAAACAATTAATGGAAAAAGGACCAAGACGTGTTAGTCCATTCTTCGTACCTATGTTAATCCCTGATATGGCAACTGGACAAGTATCTATTGATTTAGGTGCTAAAGGTCCTAATGGTGCAACAGTTACAGCATGTGCGACAGGTACAAATTCAATCGGTGAAGCATTTAAAATTGTTCAACGTGGCGACGCCGATGCAATGATTACAGGTGGAACTGAAGCGCCTATTACACATATGGCAATTGCAGGATTTAGTGCAAGTAGAGCATTATCTACAAATGATGATAAAGAAACGGCATGTCGTCCTTTCCAAGAAGGTAGAGATGGGTTTGTCATGGGTGAAGGTGCTGGTATATTAGTGATTGAATCATTAGAATCAGCGCAAGCGCGTGGTGCGGACATCTATGCCGAAATTGTTGGTTATGGTACAACAGGTGATGCATATCATATTACAGCACCAGCTCCAGAAGGCGAAGGTGGTTCTAGAGCAATGCAAGCAGCAATGGATGATGCTGGCATCGAACCAAAAGATGTTCAATACTTAAATGCACATGGTACTAGTACACCAGTTGGTGATTTAAATGAAGTTAAAGCCATCAAAAATACATTTGGTGAAGCTGCTAAACAATTAAAAGTAAGTTCAACTAAATCAATGACTGGTCATTTACTTGGCGCAACAGGTGGTATTGAAGCAATCTTCTCAGCGTTATCAATTAAAGATTCAAAAGTCGCACCGACAATTCATGCGATAACACCAGATCCAGAGTGTGATTTGGATATTGTTCCTAATGAAGCCCAAGACCTTGATATTACGTATGCAATGAGTAATAGTTTAGGATTCGGTGGACATAACGCAGTATTAGTATTCAAAAAATTCGAAGCATAA
- a CDS encoding DUF3899 domain-containing protein: protein MMKKWLIMAIFTPLLSLLIWLFNNHTVITYLNILFYVSLIIFICNFVILLVQEGIFDATSYGFRRLKYQMSSTKRKKSISDDPFFNPKEVKKEQYFVSMWIFPMLLINILYFILTIVLSLILI, encoded by the coding sequence ATGATGAAGAAATGGCTTATAATGGCAATATTTACCCCACTACTATCACTATTAATTTGGCTTTTTAATAATCATACTGTCATCACATATTTAAATATTTTATTTTATGTGTCATTAATTATTTTTATTTGTAACTTTGTGATTTTACTTGTTCAAGAAGGAATTTTTGATGCGACAAGTTATGGTTTTAGAAGGTTAAAATATCAGATGTCATCTACTAAAAGGAAAAAGTCTATATCAGATGATCCATTTTTCAACCCAAAAGAGGTAAAAAAAGAACAATATTTTGTTTCTATGTGGATTTTCCCTATGCTCTTAATTAATATTTTGTATTTTATTTTGACAATCGTGCTATCGCTCATTTTAATATAA
- the opp3b gene encoding oligopeptide ABC transporter permease, which yields MGKYIFKRFIYMLISLFIIITITFFLMKLMPGSPFNDAKLNAEQKEILNEKYGLNDPVATQYLHYLKNVVTGDFGNSFQYHNQPVWDLIKPRLLPSFEMGLTAMVIGVLLGPILGVAAATKQNTWVDYTTTVISVIAVSVPSFVLAVLLQYVFAVKLRWFPVAGWEGFSTAILPSLALSAAVLATVARYIRAEMIEVLSSDYILLARAKGNSTLRVLFGHALRNALIPIITIIVPMLASILTGTLTIENIFGVPGLGDQFVRSITTNDFSVIMAITLLFSTLFIVSIFVVDILYGIIDPRIRVQGGKK from the coding sequence ATGGGGAAATATATTTTTAAGCGATTTATTTATATGCTTATTTCTTTATTTATCATTATCACAATTACATTTTTCTTAATGAAATTAATGCCAGGTTCTCCGTTTAATGATGCAAAATTAAATGCTGAACAAAAAGAAATTTTAAATGAAAAGTATGGGTTAAATGATCCTGTTGCTACGCAGTATTTACATTATTTGAAAAATGTTGTTACTGGGGACTTTGGAAATTCTTTCCAATATCATAATCAACCTGTTTGGGATTTAATTAAACCAAGGTTATTACCTTCATTCGAAATGGGATTAACAGCAATGGTGATTGGTGTGTTACTAGGTCCTATTTTAGGAGTTGCAGCAGCTACCAAGCAAAACACGTGGGTAGACTATACAACTACAGTAATTTCAGTAATCGCAGTATCTGTGCCATCTTTTGTACTTGCAGTTCTTTTACAATATGTATTTGCAGTTAAATTGAGATGGTTCCCAGTAGCTGGATGGGAAGGGTTTTCAACTGCTATTCTACCTTCACTAGCATTATCTGCAGCCGTTTTAGCAACAGTCGCCAGATACATAAGAGCAGAGATGATAGAGGTATTAAGTTCAGACTATATTTTACTAGCAAGAGCGAAAGGTAATTCAACTTTACGTGTACTTTTTGGGCACGCACTTAGAAATGCTCTAATACCAATTATTACAATCATTGTTCCAATGTTAGCAAGTATATTAACGGGAACTTTAACAATTGAAAACATTTTCGGTGTTCCTGGTTTAGGGGATCAATTTGTACGTTCAATTACAACTAACGATTTCTCGGTAATCATGGCAATCACATTATTGTTTAGTACATTGTTTATCGTATCGATATTTGTTGTTGATATTTTATATGGAATAATTGACCCGAGAATTCGTGTTCAAGGAGGTAAAAAATAA
- the opp3C gene encoding oligopeptide ABC transporter permease, giving the protein MPDNKNKLSLNDDHSNAIMTHTSEGIASSDFIIRELDLNTEPEMQRESKNFWQDAWAQLKRNKLAVVGMIGLIIIVIFAFLGPVINKHDYAEQNVQHRNLPAKIPVLDKVPFLPFDGKDTDGKDAYKAANVKENYWFGTDQLGRDLWTRTWKGTQISLFIGVIAALLDIFIGVAYGAISGFFGGRVDTIMQRILEVVASIPNLIVVILFVLIFEPSIWTIILAMSITGWLGMSRVVRGEFLKLKSQEFVMASKTLGASKFKLIFKHILPNTLGAIVVTSMFTVPSAIFFEAFLSFIGIGVPAPQTSLGSLVNDGRAMLLIYPHELFIPAMVLSLLILFFYLFSDGLRDAFDPKMRK; this is encoded by the coding sequence ATGCCTGATAACAAAAATAAATTGTCACTTAATGATGACCATTCAAATGCAATTATGACACATACCTCTGAGGGCATCGCATCATCTGATTTTATCATTAGAGAATTAGATTTAAATACTGAACCAGAAATGCAACGAGAAAGTAAAAACTTTTGGCAAGATGCATGGGCACAGTTAAAACGTAACAAATTAGCAGTAGTAGGTATGATCGGTTTAATTATCATCGTAATATTTGCCTTTCTAGGTCCTGTTATAAATAAACATGATTATGCTGAACAAAATGTGCAACATAGAAACTTACCTGCGAAAATTCCAGTGTTAGACAAAGTACCATTTTTACCATTTGATGGCAAAGATACAGATGGTAAAGACGCTTATAAAGCTGCCAATGTAAAAGAAAATTATTGGTTTGGTACAGATCAATTAGGACGAGATTTATGGACGAGAACATGGAAAGGTACCCAAATTTCGTTATTTATCGGTGTTATTGCAGCATTATTAGATATCTTTATTGGTGTTGCATATGGAGCAATTTCAGGATTCTTTGGTGGACGTGTAGACACAATTATGCAACGTATACTTGAAGTAGTAGCTTCGATTCCGAATTTAATTGTAGTTATTTTGTTCGTATTAATTTTTGAACCATCTATTTGGACAATCATATTAGCAATGTCGATTACAGGTTGGCTTGGAATGAGTAGGGTAGTACGTGGTGAATTTTTAAAATTAAAAAGCCAAGAATTTGTTATGGCTTCAAAAACATTAGGTGCTTCAAAATTCAAATTAATTTTTAAACATATTTTACCAAATACGTTAGGGGCTATTGTCGTTACTTCGATGTTTACTGTACCAAGTGCTATTTTCTTCGAAGCTTTTTTAAGTTTTATTGGTATTGGTGTACCAGCACCACAAACATCACTTGGTTCGTTAGTCAATGACGGACGTGCAATGTTATTAATTTATCCACATGAATTATTCATACCAGCAATGGTTTTAAGCTTATTAATTTTATTCTTTTACTTATTTAGTGATGGATTACGAGATGCATTTGATCCGAAAATGCGTAAATAA
- a CDS encoding ABC transporter ATP-binding protein produces MVERILEVNDLHVSFDITAGEVQAVRGVDFYLNKGETLAIVGESGSGKSVTTKAITKLFQGDTGRIKKGEILFLGEDLAKKPENDLIKLRGKDISMIFQDPMTSLNPTMQIGKQVMEPLMKHKNYSKSEAKKRALEILNLVGLPNAEKRFKAYPHQFSGGQRQRIVIATALACEPKVLIADEPTTALDVTMQAQILDLMKELQQKIDTAIIFITHDLGVVANIADRVAVMYGGQMVETGDVNEIFYDPKHPYTWGLLSSMPDLSTTNDTPLLAIPGSPPDLLHPPQGDAFARRSQYALDIDFKVEPPWFKVSPTHFVKSWLLDARAPKVELPELVKQRLKPMPNNYEKPLMVERVSFNEN; encoded by the coding sequence ATGGTTGAAAGAATATTAGAAGTAAATGATTTGCATGTTTCCTTTGATATTACAGCAGGGGAAGTGCAGGCAGTAAGAGGGGTAGATTTTTACTTAAACAAAGGGGAAACATTAGCTATTGTTGGTGAATCCGGTTCCGGAAAATCAGTGACAACAAAAGCAATTACTAAACTATTCCAAGGGGACACAGGAAGAATTAAAAAGGGAGAAATTTTATTTTTAGGGGAAGACTTAGCGAAAAAACCTGAAAACGATCTAATTAAATTACGTGGAAAAGATATTTCTATGATCTTTCAAGATCCAATGACATCTTTAAACCCAACAATGCAAATTGGTAAGCAAGTAATGGAACCACTCATGAAACATAAAAACTATAGTAAATCAGAAGCAAAAAAGCGCGCATTAGAAATTTTAAATCTTGTAGGTTTACCAAATGCTGAAAAACGATTTAAAGCATATCCTCATCAGTTTTCAGGTGGGCAAAGACAAAGAATTGTTATCGCTACAGCTTTAGCATGTGAACCGAAAGTACTTATTGCAGATGAACCTACAACAGCACTTGATGTTACGATGCAGGCACAAATTTTAGATTTAATGAAAGAGCTGCAGCAAAAAATTGATACAGCGATTATCTTTATTACGCATGATTTAGGGGTTGTTGCGAATATCGCTGATAGAGTTGCAGTGATGTATGGCGGTCAAATGGTTGAAACAGGAGATGTTAATGAGATATTTTATGACCCCAAACATCCATATACATGGGGACTATTATCGTCAATGCCAGATTTATCAACAACAAACGACACACCATTATTAGCAATTCCGGGTTCGCCACCTGATTTATTACATCCACCTCAAGGTGATGCATTTGCTAGACGTAGTCAATATGCATTAGATATTGATTTTAAAGTAGAGCCACCTTGGTTTAAAGTTTCACCTACGCATTTTGTGAAATCTTGGTTATTAGATGCACGTGCACCAAAAGTTGAATTACCTGAATTGGTAAAACAACGCTTGAAACCGATGCCTAATAATTATGAAAAACCACTAATGGTAGAAAGGGTGTCGTTCAATGAAAACTGA
- a CDS encoding ABC transporter ATP-binding protein, producing MKTDEILLSIKNLKQYFNAGKKNEVRAIDNITFDIYKGETLGLVGESGCGKSTTGKSIIKLNDITSGEILYEGIDIQKIKKRKDLLKFNKKIQMIFQDPYASLNPRLKVMDIVAEGIDIHHLASDKRDRKKRVYDLLETVGLSKEHANRYPHEFSGGQRQRIGIARALAVEPEFIIADEPISALDVSIQAQVVNLLLKLQRERGITFLFIAHDLSMVKYISNRIAVMHFGKIVEIGPAEEIYQNPLHDYTKSLLSAIPQPDPESERSRKRFSYIDDEKNNHLRQLHEIRPNHFVFSTEEEAALLRENILVTQN from the coding sequence ATGAAAACTGATGAAATATTACTATCGATTAAAAATTTAAAGCAATATTTTAATGCAGGAAAGAAAAATGAAGTAAGAGCGATTGATAACATTACGTTTGATATATACAAAGGGGAAACATTAGGTTTAGTTGGTGAATCTGGTTGTGGTAAATCTACGACAGGTAAATCAATTATTAAGCTTAATGATATTACAAGCGGAGAAATTTTGTATGAGGGTATTGATATACAAAAGATTAAGAAACGTAAAGACTTACTTAAATTTAATAAAAAAATTCAAATGATTTTCCAAGATCCATATGCGTCACTAAATCCTAGATTAAAAGTGATGGATATTGTTGCTGAAGGTATTGATATACATCATCTGGCAAGTGATAAACGTGACCGCAAGAAACGCGTGTATGATTTACTTGAAACTGTAGGGCTAAGTAAAGAGCATGCTAATCGTTATCCACATGAATTTTCAGGCGGACAACGACAACGTATTGGGATTGCCCGTGCATTAGCGGTGGAACCAGAATTCATTATCGCGGACGAACCAATATCGGCATTGGATGTTTCAATTCAAGCTCAAGTAGTTAATTTGTTATTAAAATTACAACGTGAAAGAGGGATCACTTTCCTATTTATAGCGCATGACCTATCAATGGTGAAGTATATTTCAAATCGTATTGCAGTGATGCATTTTGGGAAAATAGTTGAGATTGGACCGGCTGAAGAAATTTATCAAAATCCATTACACGATTATACCAAGTCATTATTATCAGCCATTCCTCAACCTGATCCTGAATCAGAACGTAGTCGCAAACGATTTAGTTACATTGATGATGAAAAAAATAATCATTTAAGACAATTACATGAAATAAGACCGAATCACTTTGTCTTTAGTACTGAAGAAGAAGCGGCACTACTCCGAGAAAATATATTGGTGACACAAAATTAA
- a CDS encoding peptide ABC transporter substrate-binding protein: MTRKLRALILILVATIALSGCANDGGIYSDKGQVFRKILPQDLTSLDTSLITDEISSEVTAQTFEGLFTLGKGDKPVLGVAKAFPEKSKDGKTLKVKLRSDAKWSNGDKVTAQDFVYAWRKTVNPKTGSEFAYIMGDIKNASDINTGKKPVEQLGIKALDDETLQIELEKPVPYINQLLALNTFAPQNEKVAKKYGENYGTAADRAVYNGPFKVDDWKQEDKTLLSKNQYYWDKKNVKLDKVNYKVIKDLQAGASLYDTESVDDALITADQVNKYKQNKGLNFVLTTGTFFVKMNEKEFPEFKNKELRLAIAQAIDKKGYVDSVKNNGSIPSDTFTAKGIAKAPNGKDYASTINSPLKYNPKEARAHWEKAKKELGKNEVTFSMNTEDTPDAKISAEYIKSQVEKNLPGVTLKIKQLPFKQRVSLELSGNYQASLSGWSADYPDPMAYLETMTKGNAQNNTDWSNKEYDQLLKIARNELALQPTERYESLKKAEEIFLNDAPVAPIYQKGTAHLTNPQVKGLIYHKFGPNNSLKNVYIDKSIDKETGKKKK; encoded by the coding sequence ATGACGAGAAAATTGAGAGCACTGATTTTAATACTGGTTGCCACAATCGCATTAAGTGGTTGTGCTAATGATGGTGGAATTTATTCGGATAAAGGTCAAGTATTCAGAAAAATTTTACCACAAGATTTAACATCCCTTGATACATCGTTAATAACTGATGAAATATCTTCAGAGGTGACAGCGCAAACTTTTGAGGGGTTATTCACATTAGGTAAAGGTGACAAGCCTGTGTTAGGTGTTGCGAAAGCTTTTCCAGAAAAAAGTAAAGATGGAAAGACTTTGAAAGTTAAATTAAGAAGCGATGCTAAATGGAGCAATGGTGACAAAGTAACTGCACAAGACTTTGTTTATGCTTGGAGAAAAACAGTTAATCCTAAAACAGGTTCTGAATTTGCATACATTATGGGTGACATTAAAAATGCAAGTGATATTAATACTGGTAAGAAACCTGTTGAACAATTAGGTATCAAAGCGTTAGATGATGAAACATTACAAATTGAATTAGAAAAGCCGGTTCCATATATTAATCAATTGTTAGCACTCAATACGTTTGCACCTCAAAATGAAAAAGTTGCCAAAAAATATGGTGAAAATTATGGTACGGCAGCAGATAGAGCGGTATACAATGGTCCATTTAAAGTTGACGATTGGAAACAAGAAGATAAAACATTATTATCTAAAAATCAGTATTATTGGGATAAAAAGAATGTAAAGTTGGATAAAGTGAATTATAAGGTTATCAAAGACTTGCAGGCAGGTGCATCATTGTATGATACTGAGTCAGTAGACGACGCACTCATTACTGCCGATCAAGTGAATAAGTATAAACAAAATAAAGGATTAAACTTTGTATTAACGACTGGAACATTTTTTGTGAAAATGAATGAGAAAGAATTTCCTGAGTTTAAAAATAAAGAATTAAGACTGGCTATCGCACAAGCAATAGATAAAAAAGGATATGTTGATTCAGTGAAAAATAATGGATCAATACCATCTGATACATTTACAGCAAAAGGAATTGCTAAAGCGCCGAATGGTAAAGATTATGCAAGTACAATCAATTCACCGTTAAAATACAATCCTAAAGAAGCAAGAGCGCATTGGGAAAAAGCTAAAAAAGAATTAGGTAAAAATGAAGTGACATTTTCTATGAACACTGAAGATACACCAGATGCTAAAATTTCAGCAGAATATATCAAATCACAAGTAGAGAAAAATTTACCAGGTGTTACTTTAAAAATTAAGCAATTGCCATTTAAGCAAAGAGTTTCATTAGAGTTAAGTGGTAATTATCAAGCGTCACTAAGTGGATGGTCAGCAGATTATCCAGATCCAATGGCTTATTTAGAAACGATGACAAAAGGCAATGCACAAAATAATACGGACTGGAGTAATAAAGAGTACGATCAACTACTAAAAATTGCAAGAAACGAATTGGCGCTTCAACCGACAGAACGATATGAAAGCTTGAAAAAAGCAGAGGAGATATTCCTAAATGATGCACCAGTTGCACCGATTTATCAAAAAGGTACCGCACATTTAACCAACCCTCAAGTTAAAGGACTAATTTATCATAAATTCGGACCGAATAACTCACTTAAAAATGTGTATATAGATAAATCAATTGATAAAGAAACGGGTAAAAAGAAAAAATAA
- the opp4A gene encoding oligopeptide ABC transporter substrate-binding protein: protein MGKIIKYFSIILIVVLVLSACGKNSGKDEGVKDISKTETSKHKGGTLNVALTAPPSGVYSSLLSSSHSDAVVEGYFNESLISIDKKIRPKSYIASWKDIDPAKKIEFKIKKGVKWHDGNELKIDDWIYSIEVLANKDYEGAYYPSVENIQGAKDYHEGKTDHISGLKKIDDYTMQVTFDKKQENYLTGFVSGPLLSKKYLSDVPVKDLAKSEKIRKYPIGIGPYKVKKIVPGEAVQLVKFDDYWQGKPSLDKINLKVIDQAQIIKAMEKGDIDIVNDATGAMAKDAKSSKAGLKVLSTPSLDYGLIGFVSHDYDKNTNKTGKVRPKYEDKELRKAMIYAIDRKKWIDAFFNGYASEINSFVPTMHWIAADPKELNDYKYDPEKAKKILDKLGYKDKDGDGFREDPKGNKFEINFKHYTGSNPTFEPRTAAIKDFWEKVGLKTNVKLIEFNKYNEDLANASKSMEVYFRTWAGGTDPDPSDLYHTDRPQNEMRTILPKSDQYLDEALDFDKVGTDEKKRKDIYVKWQKYMNDELPGLPMFQGKSITIVNDKVRNVDVEIGTDQSLYNLTKED from the coding sequence ATGGGGAAGATAATTAAATATTTTTCAATTATTCTTATTGTCGTTTTAGTATTGAGCGCTTGTGGAAAAAATAGTGGCAAAGATGAAGGTGTGAAAGATATTTCAAAAACAGAAACGTCCAAGCATAAAGGGGGGACATTAAATGTTGCATTAACTGCACCACCAAGTGGCGTTTATTCTTCATTATTAAGTAGTTCTCATTCAGATGCTGTAGTGGAAGGTTACTTTAATGAAAGTCTAATTTCTATTGATAAAAAAATCCGACCAAAATCATATATCGCATCTTGGAAAGATATTGATCCAGCGAAAAAAATAGAATTTAAAATCAAAAAAGGCGTTAAGTGGCATGATGGTAATGAACTAAAAATTGATGATTGGATTTACTCAATAGAAGTATTAGCTAATAAAGATTATGAAGGTGCATATTATCCAAGTGTAGAAAATATTCAAGGCGCAAAGGATTATCACGAGGGTAAAACGGATCACATAAGTGGATTGAAAAAAATAGATGACTATACTATGCAAGTTACTTTTGACAAAAAGCAAGAAAATTACTTAACTGGATTTGTAAGTGGTCCGTTATTAAGCAAAAAGTATTTATCAGACGTGCCAGTTAAAGATTTAGCGAAATCAGAGAAAATTCGTAAATATCCGATTGGTATTGGACCTTATAAAGTTAAAAAAATAGTACCTGGAGAAGCCGTACAACTAGTTAAATTTGATGATTATTGGCAAGGTAAACCTTCATTAGACAAAATCAATTTAAAAGTTATTGACCAAGCTCAAATTATTAAAGCAATGGAAAAAGGCGATATAGATATTGTTAATGATGCAACTGGTGCAATGGCCAAAGATGCAAAATCTTCAAAAGCTGGTTTGAAAGTTTTATCTACACCAAGTTTGGATTATGGTTTAATTGGTTTTGTATCTCATGATTACGATAAAAATACAAATAAAACAGGTAAAGTGAGACCAAAATATGAAGATAAAGAATTAAGGAAAGCTATGATTTATGCAATTGATAGAAAAAAATGGATAGATGCATTTTTCAATGGATACGCGAGTGAAATTAACAGTTTTGTACCTACAATGCATTGGATTGCTGCTGATCCTAAGGAATTGAACGATTATAAATATGATCCTGAAAAAGCTAAAAAGATTTTAGATAAACTTGGTTATAAAGATAAGGATGGGGATGGCTTTAGAGAAGATCCTAAAGGTAACAAATTTGAAATTAATTTTAAACATTATACTGGCTCAAATCCAACTTTTGAACCTAGAACTGCTGCTATTAAAGATTTCTGGGAAAAAGTGGGCTTAAAAACAAATGTGAAGTTAATTGAATTTAATAAATATAATGAAGATTTAGCCAACGCATCAAAAAGTATGGAAGTGTATTTTAGAACGTGGGCTGGAGGTACCGATCCTGATCCATCAGATTTATATCATACTGATAGACCTCAAAATGAAATGAGAACTATTTTACCAAAATCAGACCAATATCTGGATGAAGCTTTAGATTTTGATAAAGTAGGTACGGATGAAAAGAAACGTAAAGATATATATGTAAAATGGCAAAAGTATATGAATGATGAATTGCCAGGTTTGCCGATGTTCCAAGGGAAATCAATAACTATTGTTAATGACAAAGTACGAAATGTAGATGTTGAAATTGGGACAGATCAAAGTTTATATAACTTAACTAAAGAAGATTAG